The Canis lupus familiaris isolate Mischka breed German Shepherd chromosome 27, alternate assembly UU_Cfam_GSD_1.0, whole genome shotgun sequence genome window below encodes:
- the KCNA5 gene encoding potassium voltage-gated channel subfamily A member 5, with amino-acid sequence MELALVPLENGGAMTVRGGGEARAGCGQAVGGELQCPPTAARGAGPKEREPRERGPPRGADPGARPLPALPLPRRLPPEDEEGDGDPALGLAEDQVPGPGSGSFHHQRVLINISGLRFETQLGTLAQFPDTLLGDPAKRLRYFDPLRNEYFFDRNRPSFDGILYYYQSGGRLRRPVNVSLDVFADEIRFYQLGDEALERFREDEGFIKEEEKPLPRNEFQRQVWLIFEYPESSGSARAIAIVSVLVILISIITFCLETLPEFRDERELLRHPPGPPHPPGPARGTNGSAALAPASGPTVAPLLPRTLADPFFIVETTCVIWFTFELLVRFFACPSKAEFSRNIMNIIDVVAIFPYFITLGTELAEQQPGGGGGGQNGQQAMSLAILRVIRLVRVFRIFKLSRHSKGLQILGKTLQASMRELGLLIFFLFIGVILFSSAVYFAEADNQETHFSSIPDAFWWAVVTMTTVGYGDMRPVTVGGKIVGSLCAIAGVLTIALPVPVIVSNFNYFYHRETDHEEQAALKEEQGSQSQGTGLDSGGPRKTSWSKGSLCKAGVSLENADGARRGSCPLEKCNLKAKSNVDLRRSLYALCLDTSRETDL; translated from the coding sequence aTGGAGCTCGCCCTGGTGCCCCTGGAGAACGGCGGGGCCATGACCGTCAGGGGAGGAGGTGAGGCCCGGGCAGGCTGTGGCCAGGCCGTAGGGGGGGAGCTCCAGTGCCCCCCGACGGCTGCGCGCGGCGCCGGCCCCAAGGAGCGGGAGCCCAGGGAGCGCGGCCCGCCGAGGGGAGCGGACCCCGGAGCGCGGCCTCTGCCAGCGCTGCCTCTGCCTCGACGGCTGCCCCCGGAGGACGAGGAGGGAGACGGCGACCCCGCCCTGGGCCTGGCGGAGGACCAGGTGCCGGGCCCGGGCTCGGGGTCCTTTCACCACCAGCGCGTCCTCATCAACATCTCCGGGCTGCGCTTCGAGACGCAGCTGGGCACCCTGGCGCAGTTCCCCGACACCCTCCTGGGGGACCCGGCCAAGCGCCTGCGCTACTTCGACCCCCTGCGGAACGAGTACTTCTTCGACCGCAACCGGCCCAGCTTCGACGGCATCCTCTACTACTACCAGTCCGGGGGCCGCCTGCGGAGGCCGGTCAACGTCTCGCTGGACGTGTTCGCCGATGAGATCCGCTTCTACCAGCTGGGGGACGAGGCCCTGGAGCGCTTCCGCGAGGACGAGGGCTTCatcaaggaggaggagaagccgCTGCCCCGCAACGAGTTCCAGCGACAGGTGTGGCTTATCTTCGAGTACCCGGAAAGCTCCGGGTCCGCCAGGGCCATCGCGATCGTCTCGGTCTTGGTCATTCTCATCTCCATCATCACCTTCTGCTTGGAGACCTTGCCCGAGTTCCGGGACGAGCGCGAGCTGCTGCGCCATCCCCcggggcccccccacccccctgggccCGCCCGGGGGACCAACGGCAGCGCGGCCCTGGCGCCCGCCTCGGGCCCCACGGTGGCGCCTCTCCTGCCGCGGACCCTGGCTGACCCCTTCTTCATCGTAGAGACCACGTGCGTCATCTGGTTCACCTTCGAGCTGCTCGTGCGCTTCTTCGCCTGCCCCAGCAAGGCGGAGTTCTCTCGGAACATCATGAACATCATTGACGTGGTGGCCATCTTCCCCTACTTCATCACCCTGGGCACCGAGCTGGCCGAGCAACAgccaggcgggggagggggtggccagAATGGGCAGCAGGCCATGTCCCTGGCCATCCTCAGAGTGATCCGCCTGGTCCGGGTGTTCCGCATCTTCAAGCTCTCCCGCCACTCCAAGGGGCTGCAGATCCTGGGCAAGACCTTGCAGGCCTCCATGAGGGAGCTGGGCCTgctcatcttcttcctcttcatcgGGGTCATCCTCTTCTCCAGTGCCGTCTACTTCGCAGAGGCTGACAACCAGGAGACCCACTTTTCCAGCATCCCGGACGCCTTCTGGTGGGCAGTCGTCACAATGACCACGGTAGGCTATGGGGACATGAGGCCTGTCACTGTGGGGGGCAAGATCGTGGGCTCGCTGTGTGCCATCGCCGGGGTCCTCACCATCGCCCTGCCTGTGCCCGTCATTGTCTCCAACTTCAACTACTTCTACCACCGGGAGACGGACCACGAGGAGCAGGCCGCTCTGAAGGAAGAGCAGGGCAGCCAGAGCCAGGGGACAGGGCTGGACAGCGGAGGCCCTCGGAAGACCAGCTGGAGCAAGGGGTCCCTGTGCAAGGCTGGAGTGTCCCTGGAGAATGCAGACGGAGCCCGAAGGGGCAGCTGCCCCCTGGAGAAGTGTAACCTCAAGGCCAAAAGCAATGTGGACTTGCGGCGATCCCTCTATGCCCTCTGCCTGGACACGAGTCGGGAAACGGATTTGTAA